A genomic stretch from Chitinophaga lutea includes:
- a CDS encoding RagB/SusD family nutrient uptake outer membrane protein, whose product MQLKKIFGVLTVALAALTTSCTKDFLERVPETSISEAEFWKSTNDMKLYVNNFYNNTTLLPHYGLGAFGTIGIYGLDADQGSDNMINMGVNGMLNGERTVPATSGDWSWGIIRNANYFLANYGKVQDSWDNVKPYVGEALFFRAMMYSMLMKNFGAVPWINQPLSLTDTTILFGPRLARNVIADSILNDLDKAIEYLPTKASAQASRINKEVALAFQSRIALYEGTWEKYHAGTPFGVAGSDGSKYLQKAAAAAQTLISSGVFSLDNVGVQNGYWRLFNQADHSGSKEVMLWRKFDVALGLHHNWHRYTNSGAGRGLTKALVDAYLCTDGNPISVSPLYRGDDSIIRVVANRDPRLSQTMYVPDGQHVVTNNQPQGAADRLFTIPSFDQANEGKPATGYQVYKGHTPDYFQQYAASVGITAVIYFRYAEVLLNYAEAKAELGTITQGDLDMTVNKLRARVGMPNLVMAGIVADPKWDFPALSPIINEVRRERRVELAAEGFRRDDIFRWAAADELIVGKKPLGAKKAQWTTLVAANLLNSYPVDAQGYIELFKNIATMAAGYKFRTDRDYLMPLPTNELTLNPKLGPQNPGW is encoded by the coding sequence ATGCAACTGAAAAAAATATTCGGGGTGTTGACCGTTGCGCTGGCTGCGCTTACAACCTCCTGTACCAAAGACTTTCTGGAACGGGTGCCCGAAACCAGTATCAGCGAAGCGGAGTTCTGGAAGAGCACCAACGACATGAAGCTGTACGTCAATAACTTCTATAATAACACCACGCTGCTGCCCCACTATGGCCTCGGCGCGTTTGGCACCATCGGCATTTACGGGCTCGATGCGGACCAGGGCAGCGACAATATGATCAACATGGGCGTGAACGGCATGCTGAATGGAGAGCGTACCGTACCGGCCACCAGCGGCGATTGGAGCTGGGGCATCATCCGTAACGCCAACTATTTCCTCGCCAATTACGGCAAGGTGCAGGACAGCTGGGACAATGTGAAACCTTATGTGGGTGAAGCCCTGTTCTTCCGCGCCATGATGTATTCCATGCTGATGAAAAACTTCGGGGCGGTGCCCTGGATCAATCAGCCGCTTTCGCTGACAGATACCACCATTCTGTTCGGGCCGCGCCTGGCCCGCAATGTGATCGCCGATTCTATCCTGAATGATCTGGACAAGGCGATCGAATACCTGCCCACCAAAGCTTCCGCGCAGGCTTCCCGCATCAATAAGGAAGTGGCGCTGGCATTCCAGTCGAGGATAGCGCTTTATGAAGGCACGTGGGAAAAGTATCATGCCGGCACCCCCTTCGGCGTAGCAGGCTCAGATGGCAGCAAGTACCTGCAGAAAGCGGCCGCCGCCGCCCAAACCCTGATCAGCAGCGGTGTTTTCTCGCTGGATAATGTGGGTGTGCAGAACGGGTACTGGCGCCTGTTTAACCAGGCTGATCATTCAGGCAGCAAGGAAGTGATGCTCTGGCGTAAGTTCGATGTGGCATTGGGCCTTCATCATAACTGGCACCGTTATACCAATAGCGGCGCTGGTCGCGGCCTCACCAAAGCGCTGGTGGACGCATACCTCTGCACGGACGGTAACCCGATTTCCGTAAGCCCGCTGTACCGCGGCGACGATTCGATTATCAGGGTAGTGGCCAACCGCGACCCGCGCCTGTCGCAAACCATGTATGTGCCCGACGGACAGCATGTCGTTACCAACAACCAGCCCCAGGGCGCGGCAGACCGCCTCTTCACCATCCCGTCGTTCGACCAGGCCAATGAAGGGAAACCGGCCACCGGCTACCAGGTGTATAAAGGGCACACACCGGATTATTTCCAGCAGTACGCCGCCAGTGTAGGCATTACCGCCGTGATTTATTTCCGCTATGCGGAAGTGCTGCTGAACTATGCCGAAGCCAAAGCGGAGCTGGGCACCATTACCCAGGGCGACCTGGATATGACGGTAAACAAACTGCGCGCCCGCGTAGGCATGCCGAACCTGGTGATGGCCGGTATCGTCGCCGATCCGAAATGGGACTTCCCCGCGCTTAGCCCCATCATCAACGAGGTACGCCGCGAAAGAAGGGTGGAACTGGCCGCCGAAGGTTTCCGCAGGGATGATATTTTCCGCTGGGCCGCCGCGGACGAACTGATCGTGGGCAAGAAGCCGCTGGGCGCCAAAAAAGCGCAGTGGACCACGCTGGTGGCTGCCAATCTGTTGAACTCCTACCCGGTAGACGCCCAGGGCTACATCGAGCTGTTCAAAAACATCGCCACGATGGCAGCCGGCTACAAGTTCCGCACAGACCGGGATTACCTCATGCCGTTGCCCACCAATGAATTGACACTAAATCCGAAGCTGGGGCCGCAAAACCCCGGCTGGTAA
- a CDS encoding sulfatase, with product MKKLLLLILTGIAVTAQAQQKPNIVLFVVDDMGWQDCSLPFHKSLTKQNRQFRTPNMERLAAKGMKFTNAYANQNCTPSRVSLMTGMSPLNHGVSSWTFHKDKTAGEGGDQNFDSPAWNMNGLSASPGIPNTVYASPLPQLLRKRGYKTIHAGKAHFGAFGTPGEDPLTLGFDVNIGGGGAGQPGSYLGLKNFGNNKAHSNPRAVPGLEQYWGKDIFVTEAITQEALKQLDSTGNRPFFLHMAQFAVHTPLEADNRFVQRYYDAGLDSTEAKYAALVEGMDKSLGDIMDYLERKKLDNNTLIIFVSDNGGLTDVARGQPRNQHNAPLRSGKTSGYEGGLRVPMIVYWPGVTKPATVSGENLIIEDIFTTALTAAGGSSKGLVQKVDGISIAPLLKGGKQSPDRTFAWHFPHQRAAGSPDVQPFSAIRKGPWKLIYLHKSQAFELYNTDRDISEVHNLAAAEPARVKAMAAELGKLLKAGKSNMLVDKQRGKSIPYPDEVL from the coding sequence ATGAAAAAGCTGCTCTTATTGATACTGACAGGCATCGCCGTCACCGCGCAGGCCCAACAGAAACCGAACATCGTATTGTTCGTGGTGGACGACATGGGCTGGCAGGATTGTTCGCTGCCGTTCCATAAATCGCTTACAAAACAGAACCGCCAGTTCCGTACGCCCAACATGGAAAGGCTGGCGGCGAAGGGCATGAAGTTTACCAACGCATACGCGAACCAGAACTGCACGCCGTCGCGCGTGAGCCTGATGACGGGCATGAGCCCGCTGAACCACGGTGTTTCGTCCTGGACCTTCCACAAGGATAAAACCGCCGGCGAAGGCGGCGATCAAAACTTCGATTCCCCCGCCTGGAACATGAACGGCCTGAGCGCTTCGCCCGGCATTCCCAATACGGTATATGCGTCGCCGTTACCGCAGCTGCTGCGGAAGCGGGGCTATAAAACCATTCATGCCGGTAAAGCCCACTTCGGCGCATTCGGTACGCCCGGCGAAGACCCGCTCACACTGGGCTTCGATGTGAACATCGGCGGCGGCGGAGCAGGGCAGCCCGGTTCCTACCTCGGCCTTAAAAACTTCGGCAACAACAAAGCGCATTCAAATCCGCGTGCCGTGCCCGGCCTGGAGCAGTATTGGGGGAAAGATATTTTCGTGACCGAAGCCATCACGCAGGAAGCGCTCAAACAACTCGACAGTACCGGCAACCGGCCGTTTTTCCTCCATATGGCGCAGTTCGCGGTACATACGCCGCTGGAGGCGGACAACCGCTTCGTGCAACGCTACTATGATGCCGGGCTGGACAGCACCGAAGCGAAATACGCCGCGCTGGTGGAAGGCATGGATAAGAGCCTTGGCGACATCATGGATTACCTCGAGCGTAAAAAGCTCGACAACAATACCCTCATCATTTTTGTGTCGGACAACGGCGGCCTCACCGACGTAGCCCGCGGCCAGCCCAGGAACCAGCACAACGCCCCCTTGCGCAGCGGTAAAACATCGGGTTACGAAGGCGGCCTGCGCGTGCCCATGATCGTATACTGGCCCGGCGTAACCAAACCCGCCACGGTATCCGGCGAGAACCTGATCATCGAAGACATCTTCACCACCGCGCTCACTGCGGCCGGCGGTAGCAGCAAGGGCCTCGTGCAAAAGGTAGACGGTATTTCCATCGCCCCGCTGCTCAAAGGCGGCAAACAATCGCCTGACCGCACATTCGCCTGGCACTTCCCCCACCAGCGCGCCGCAGGGTCGCCGGACGTGCAGCCCTTCAGCGCCATCCGCAAAGGTCCGTGGAAACTCATCTACCTGCATAAATCACAGGCGTTCGAGCTGTACAATACCGACCGGGATATTTCAGAAGTCCACAACCTCGCCGCCGCCGAGCCCGCGCGGGTAAAGGCGATGGCCGCAGAGCTGGGGAAATTGCTGAAGGCCGGCAAATCCAATATGCTGGTAGACAAACAGCGCGGAAAGAGCATTCCTTATCCGGACGAAGTGTTGTAA
- a CDS encoding TonB-dependent receptor, which yields MKMTSLLLLIGFLHVSGKALPQTITLSMKQAPVKKVFKEIRKQSGHLFLYDEKLISPLKNVDVQLNSVPLKQALEQVLKGSGLEFEIVEKNIVLRREPLALPRFFAVDTTIVPEVSGKVLDETGAALIGATVLIKGTTIGVAADVNGAFKLKNVSKNAVLIVRFTGYTTREINLDGRASLQVSMVIDNSKLDEVVVVGYGAQKKANLTGAVDQVSGQDMEDRPVTRISQALQGMVGNLNITTTSAGGAPNATQNINVRGYTGLGTAGAPLVVVDGVPGGDLNAINPSDIESISIIKDAASAAIYGSSAPYGALLITTKQGKKGKAPSISYNNNLSWATPINMPKMLNSLEFAEFYNEAFVNAARAKVYDDATIQRIKDYQAGTMKDETIKSPTANSWQSWGAGNANNDWFDIYFKDVAFSQQHNVGVTGGGSNSTYYIGLGYNDRQGMYNFGDDKYKRFNVRANMSSDLTSWMTINLRSSLTREVFNSPNTYGGRTGGNYMHQIARKFPTVPLFNPDGHYSETSDVLLHGLGGRLNRVKDGIFLTGEFVFKLAKGWNFTTNYTFDGFRQGETNHTKTVVHYLPDGTTANISGTFPNGFSRSDINSEHHVINAFTSYENKFGNHEFKVLGGYIKELTSYTSFSASNSQLYSDNVPSLSLAYGTSPGISDFIRKLAVEGFFGRINYAFKDKYLLELNGRYDGTSRFLKDVRWKFYPGVSAGWNLHREEFWQPIAKVVTSFKVRGSYGALGDQSFIDPDASNPNYYPFYPSLGTTRPTSTNWLFGGAQQAMVTMPGLVNNDLTWVTTSTLNLGADASFFNNRLTASFDWYVRKANNFAGPSQVLPTVLGTGVPTANNADIETRGLELMLNWADRVGNVNYRVRGVLSDYRGKILKYPNPTGLNTTWYTGQGMGDIWGYTTVGYFTANDEEPKGPRQTKISSSNWTAGDIKYADLDGNNIIDWGNNTLANPGDRRVIGNSTPRYSYSFIGEANWKGFDFYVFLQGVAKREAWVGSNYFWGVIGDEWQSSPFTVHRDRWSPTNPNGYFPKFYMSGENGKNTQVQTKYLQNAAYMRIKNVQVGYTLPSSLISRIKAQKVRMYVSLENLATFTRLVKTMDPELSIGDAKIYPLQRTYSLGLNVTF from the coding sequence ATGAAAATGACCTCTTTATTGTTATTGATCGGTTTTTTACATGTCAGCGGTAAAGCTTTGCCGCAAACCATCACCCTTTCCATGAAACAGGCACCTGTCAAAAAGGTGTTCAAAGAGATCCGGAAACAGAGCGGGCATCTGTTCCTGTACGACGAAAAACTGATCAGCCCTTTAAAGAACGTTGACGTTCAGCTCAACAGCGTACCGCTGAAGCAGGCGCTGGAACAGGTGCTGAAAGGCAGCGGCCTCGAATTCGAGATCGTTGAAAAGAACATCGTGCTTCGCCGGGAGCCGCTGGCGTTGCCGCGTTTCTTCGCGGTGGATACGACCATCGTACCGGAAGTGAGCGGCAAGGTGCTCGATGAAACCGGCGCCGCCCTGATCGGGGCCACCGTGCTGATTAAAGGAACCACCATCGGTGTGGCGGCCGATGTGAACGGGGCCTTCAAACTGAAGAATGTATCGAAAAACGCCGTGCTGATCGTGCGTTTCACCGGTTACACCACCCGTGAGATCAACCTGGATGGCCGCGCCAGCCTGCAGGTGTCTATGGTGATCGATAACAGCAAGCTGGATGAAGTAGTGGTAGTGGGATACGGTGCACAGAAAAAAGCCAACCTCACCGGGGCGGTAGACCAGGTGAGCGGCCAGGATATGGAAGACCGGCCCGTTACCCGCATTTCGCAGGCCCTGCAGGGCATGGTGGGGAACCTCAATATTACCACCACCAGCGCAGGCGGTGCGCCCAATGCCACACAGAACATCAACGTACGCGGCTACACCGGCCTTGGCACCGCAGGCGCCCCGCTCGTTGTGGTAGACGGAGTGCCCGGCGGCGATCTCAACGCCATCAACCCCAGCGACATCGAAAGCATTTCCATTATCAAAGACGCCGCTTCCGCCGCCATTTACGGCTCCAGCGCGCCTTACGGAGCATTGCTCATCACCACCAAACAGGGTAAGAAAGGCAAGGCCCCCAGTATTTCGTACAATAACAACCTGAGCTGGGCCACACCGATCAATATGCCCAAAATGCTGAACTCCCTCGAGTTCGCCGAATTCTATAACGAAGCGTTCGTCAATGCGGCCCGCGCCAAGGTATACGACGACGCCACCATTCAGCGTATCAAGGATTATCAGGCCGGCACCATGAAGGATGAGACCATAAAGAGCCCTACCGCCAATTCCTGGCAGTCATGGGGTGCGGGCAACGCCAATAACGACTGGTTCGATATTTATTTCAAAGACGTGGCATTCAGCCAGCAGCATAACGTGGGCGTTACAGGCGGCGGCAGCAACTCCACGTATTATATCGGCCTGGGGTACAACGACCGTCAGGGGATGTATAACTTCGGAGACGACAAGTATAAAAGGTTCAACGTGCGCGCCAACATGAGCAGCGACCTCACCAGCTGGATGACCATCAACCTCAGAAGTTCACTCACCCGCGAGGTCTTCAACTCGCCCAATACCTACGGCGGCCGCACCGGCGGTAACTACATGCACCAGATTGCACGTAAGTTTCCCACTGTGCCGCTTTTCAACCCGGACGGCCACTACTCCGAAACGAGCGATGTGCTGCTGCACGGCCTCGGCGGACGCCTCAACCGCGTGAAAGACGGTATTTTCCTCACCGGCGAATTCGTGTTCAAGCTGGCCAAAGGCTGGAACTTTACCACCAACTATACTTTTGACGGCTTCCGCCAGGGTGAGACCAACCACACCAAAACCGTGGTGCATTACCTGCCCGACGGCACCACCGCCAACATCAGCGGTACTTTCCCGAACGGTTTCTCCCGGTCAGACATCAACAGCGAGCACCATGTGATCAACGCGTTCACATCGTACGAAAATAAATTCGGCAACCACGAGTTCAAAGTGCTCGGCGGTTACATCAAGGAACTGACTTCCTATACTTCGTTCAGCGCCAGCAACAGCCAGCTGTATTCAGACAACGTGCCCTCCCTGAGCCTTGCTTACGGCACCAGCCCCGGCATTTCCGACTTTATCAGGAAACTGGCGGTGGAAGGTTTTTTCGGCAGGATCAACTACGCCTTTAAAGACAAATACCTGCTGGAGCTCAATGGCCGTTACGATGGTACTTCGCGCTTCCTGAAAGACGTGCGCTGGAAATTCTATCCCGGTGTGTCTGCCGGTTGGAACCTGCATCGCGAGGAATTCTGGCAGCCTATCGCCAAAGTGGTGACCTCCTTCAAGGTAAGAGGTTCGTATGGTGCGCTGGGCGACCAGTCGTTCATCGACCCGGATGCTTCCAACCCTAATTATTATCCTTTTTATCCCAGCCTCGGCACTACCCGTCCGACCAGCACCAACTGGCTCTTTGGCGGCGCGCAGCAGGCCATGGTGACGATGCCCGGTCTCGTGAACAACGACCTGACCTGGGTAACCACCAGCACCCTCAACCTCGGAGCCGACGCATCGTTTTTCAACAACCGCCTTACCGCTTCGTTCGATTGGTATGTGCGTAAAGCAAACAACTTCGCCGGTCCTTCGCAGGTGCTGCCAACAGTACTGGGTACAGGTGTGCCCACCGCCAACAACGCCGATATCGAAACGCGCGGTCTTGAACTGATGCTGAACTGGGCAGACCGTGTGGGTAACGTGAACTACCGCGTACGCGGTGTATTGAGCGACTACCGTGGGAAGATCCTGAAATATCCCAACCCCACCGGGCTGAATACCACCTGGTATACCGGCCAGGGCATGGGCGACATCTGGGGATATACGACCGTGGGGTATTTCACCGCCAACGATGAGGAACCGAAAGGGCCCCGCCAGACGAAGATATCATCCTCCAACTGGACCGCGGGAGACATCAAATACGCAGACCTTGACGGGAACAATATCATCGACTGGGGGAACAACACCCTGGCCAACCCCGGTGACCGCCGTGTGATCGGCAACAGCACACCCCGCTACTCGTACAGCTTTATCGGCGAGGCGAACTGGAAAGGGTTTGATTTTTATGTGTTCCTGCAGGGCGTTGCCAAACGCGAAGCGTGGGTAGGCTCCAACTACTTCTGGGGCGTGATCGGCGACGAATGGCAGAGCTCTCCTTTCACCGTGCACCGCGACCGTTGGTCTCCCACCAATCCGAACGGCTATTTCCCGAAATTCTATATGAGCGGCGAAAACGGCAAGAATACGCAGGTACAGACGAAGTACCTACAGAATGCGGCATACATGCGCATCAAGAACGTGCAGGTGGGTTATACCCTGCCTTCATCGCTCATCAGCCGCATCAAGGCACAGAAAGTACGCATGTACGTGAGCCTCGAGAACCTGGCCACTTTCACCAGGCTCGTGAAAACGATGGACCCGGAATTGTCTATCGGCGACGCCAAGATCTATCCGCTGCAGCGTACTTATTCCCTTGGCCTGAATGTTACTTTTTAA
- a CDS encoding DUF4091 domain-containing protein has translation MKPIKMLLLAACFFHPALAQQKLFLADPLEPLYPDSNAVAGYSAEYTLDFPTGAAADVHLLLEASQGSTFRVQASMNGKMLPQSCWSLLTDVPVEQNTGLDSRTEQYKGRPNPFVIRRAPFRIYEVISPLSSPVVQAAAPYTALRLSIPPAFFRKPGTYNIQVTAGHLKGAFTARIHPARLPALKDSRFFYTNWFSLPRMEQWHHVERWSSEWFAMLDKYAAAMAAGRQNCILVPAELIYLKNGKITLEEDKMLRFINVFRRYGFQYFESPHLMYRGEKDDWGNPELQVQLTQRGYNTAAAKRDIDTIMTLVARFTRANGLTHSWLQHISDEPTRTQAQSYSDVVKQVKAIYPEVRIMEATNDRDGLIGAVDIWCPLINDFQENESFFRAREKAGEKVLVYTCLIPGGNWLNRLLDQEKLRQVYFGWGAVRYGTFGYLHWGLNQYNADPFQNSVIHHPAPGAGANNFLPAGDTHIFYPGKHGPLSSLRFEAHRLGIEDYELLARLEQRDALVAKVFRSYTDYDKNVKAYRAARAALLQASR, from the coding sequence ATGAAACCAATAAAAATGCTGCTGCTGGCCGCCTGCTTTTTTCACCCGGCGCTCGCCCAGCAGAAACTTTTCCTGGCAGACCCGCTGGAGCCGCTTTACCCGGATTCGAACGCAGTCGCCGGCTACTCCGCAGAATATACCCTCGATTTCCCGACAGGCGCTGCGGCAGACGTACACCTGCTGCTGGAAGCCTCGCAGGGAAGCACATTCCGGGTGCAGGCCTCCATGAATGGAAAGATGTTGCCGCAATCGTGCTGGAGCCTGCTCACCGATGTGCCGGTGGAGCAGAATACCGGGCTGGACAGCCGGACGGAACAATACAAAGGCCGCCCCAATCCCTTCGTGATTCGTCGCGCCCCTTTCCGCATCTACGAGGTGATCAGCCCGCTGTCTTCGCCTGTTGTGCAGGCCGCCGCGCCCTATACGGCGTTACGCCTCAGCATACCGCCCGCTTTTTTCAGGAAACCGGGAACATACAATATCCAGGTAACGGCAGGCCATCTGAAAGGGGCATTCACGGCCCGCATACATCCGGCCAGGTTACCCGCGCTGAAAGACAGCCGGTTTTTCTACACCAACTGGTTCAGCCTGCCCCGCATGGAGCAATGGCACCACGTAGAACGCTGGAGCAGCGAGTGGTTCGCGATGCTGGATAAATATGCCGCCGCCATGGCCGCCGGTCGGCAGAATTGTATCCTCGTTCCCGCCGAACTGATTTACCTGAAAAATGGGAAAATCACGCTGGAAGAAGATAAAATGCTGCGTTTCATCAACGTGTTCCGGCGGTATGGCTTTCAGTATTTTGAATCGCCGCATCTCATGTACCGGGGTGAAAAAGACGACTGGGGCAATCCCGAATTACAGGTGCAGCTGACGCAGCGCGGTTACAACACCGCTGCCGCCAAACGCGACATCGATACCATCATGACGCTGGTAGCCAGGTTCACCCGCGCCAACGGCCTCACCCACAGCTGGCTGCAGCATATTTCGGATGAGCCTACCCGCACGCAGGCGCAAAGCTACAGCGACGTGGTGAAGCAGGTAAAAGCCATTTATCCCGAAGTGCGCATCATGGAAGCTACCAACGACCGCGACGGTCTGATCGGCGCAGTGGATATCTGGTGCCCGCTCATCAACGACTTCCAGGAAAACGAAAGTTTTTTCCGCGCACGCGAAAAGGCCGGCGAAAAGGTGCTGGTATACACCTGCCTCATCCCCGGCGGTAACTGGCTGAACCGCCTGCTCGACCAGGAGAAGCTGCGCCAGGTGTACTTCGGCTGGGGCGCCGTGCGGTACGGCACCTTCGGTTACCTGCACTGGGGACTGAACCAGTACAACGCCGATCCCTTTCAAAACAGCGTGATCCATCACCCCGCTCCCGGCGCAGGCGCCAACAACTTTCTGCCGGCCGGCGACACGCATATTTTTTATCCCGGCAAGCACGGACCGCTTTCTTCCCTGCGCTTTGAGGCCCACCGCCTCGGCATAGAAGATTACGAGCTGCTCGCGCGCCTGGAGCAGCGGGACGCGCTGGTGGCCAAGGTATTCAGAAGCTACACCGATTATGATAAGAACGTAAAGGCTTACAGGGCCGCGCGCGCCGCCCTGCTGCAAGCCAGCCGTTAG
- a CDS encoding PH domain-containing protein, translated as MKTYRSKVDKWLTFLLLPFLTVLTVLLVLMKAWPAALIVLLVLIFIGQLYLNTYYVLSAGTLQITCGWLYKKTIPLHTVRKIMRTKSALASPALSIDKLLIFFDRQQVMISPEDQEDFLLEIKRLNPSINI; from the coding sequence ATGAAAACCTACCGTTCCAAAGTAGACAAATGGCTTACCTTCCTGCTCCTCCCTTTCCTGACGGTGTTGACGGTCCTTTTAGTGCTCATGAAAGCCTGGCCGGCGGCACTCATCGTTTTGCTGGTGCTCATTTTCATCGGACAGCTGTATCTCAATACCTATTACGTGCTGTCCGCAGGTACTTTGCAGATCACCTGCGGCTGGCTGTATAAAAAAACCATCCCGCTGCATACCGTCCGCAAAATCATGCGCACCAAAAGCGCACTGGCCTCCCCTGCACTGTCGATAGATAAACTCCTGATATTTTTCGACCGGCAGCAGGTGATGATCTCACCGGAGGACCAGGAAGATTTTCTGCTGGAGATCAAACGGCTGAACCCTTCCATCAATATTTAA